In the Streptomyces sp. cg36 genome, one interval contains:
- a CDS encoding YlxR family protein: MSGRTHARACPERTCVGCRERAAKSDLLRIVVIEGACAPDPRGTLPGRGAYLHPASVCLDLAVRRRALSRAFKVKEQLDSEAVRQHVEQAAQ; the protein is encoded by the coding sequence GTGTCTGGCCGGACGCATGCCCGCGCATGCCCTGAGCGAACCTGCGTGGGATGCCGGGAGCGAGCGGCCAAGAGCGATCTGCTGCGGATCGTGGTGATCGAGGGCGCCTGCGCCCCCGATCCTCGCGGTACGCTGCCCGGCCGGGGTGCTTATCTGCACCCGGCCTCGGTCTGTCTCGACCTGGCGGTCCGCCGCCGGGCGCTCTCCCGGGCCTTCAAGGTCAAGGAGCAGCTCGACAGCGAGGCGGTGCGTCAGCACGTCGAGCAGGCAGCACAGTAA
- the ispG gene encoding flavodoxin-dependent (E)-4-hydroxy-3-methylbut-2-enyl-diphosphate synthase, with the protein MTAISLGMPSVPTRLAERRKSRQIQVGSVAVGGDAPVSVQSMTTTRTSDIGATLQQIAELTASGCQIVRVACPTQDDADALATIAKKSQIPVIADIHFQPKYVFAAIDAGCAAVRVNPGNIKQFDDKVKEIARAAKDAGTPIRIGVNAGSLDARLLRKYGRATPEALVESALWEASLFEEHGFRDIKISVKHNDPVVMVEAYRQLAARCDYPLHLGVTEAGPAFQGTVKSAVAFGALLSQGIGDTIRVSLSAPPAEEIKVGIQILESLNLRQRRLEIVSCPSCGRAQVDVYKLAEEVTAGLEGMEVPLRVAVMGCVVNGPGEAREADLGVASGNGKGQIFVKGEVIKTVPESKIVETLIEEAMKIAEQMEKDGVTSGEPQVSVAG; encoded by the coding sequence ATGACTGCGATTTCACTGGGAATGCCGTCCGTACCGACCCGGCTGGCCGAACGTCGCAAGAGCCGGCAGATCCAGGTCGGGTCCGTAGCGGTCGGCGGTGACGCCCCCGTTTCGGTGCAGTCGATGACGACGACGCGTACGTCGGACATTGGTGCGACGTTGCAGCAGATCGCGGAGTTGACGGCGTCGGGTTGTCAGATCGTGCGGGTGGCGTGTCCGACGCAGGATGATGCGGATGCGTTGGCGACGATTGCGAAGAAGTCGCAGATTCCGGTGATCGCGGATATTCATTTCCAGCCGAAGTATGTGTTCGCGGCGATTGATGCCGGGTGTGCGGCGGTGCGGGTGAATCCGGGGAACATCAAGCAGTTCGACGACAAGGTGAAGGAGATCGCGCGGGCGGCGAAGGACGCGGGGACTCCGATCCGTATCGGGGTGAACGCGGGTTCGCTGGATGCGCGGCTGCTGAGGAAGTACGGGAGGGCGACGCCGGAGGCGCTGGTGGAGTCGGCGCTGTGGGAGGCGTCGCTGTTCGAGGAGCATGGTTTCCGGGACATCAAGATCTCGGTGAAGCACAACGATCCGGTGGTGATGGTCGAGGCGTACCGTCAGCTGGCGGCGCGGTGTGACTATCCGTTGCATCTGGGGGTGACGGAGGCGGGTCCGGCGTTTCAGGGGACGGTCAAGTCGGCGGTGGCGTTCGGGGCGCTGCTGAGTCAGGGGATCGGTGACACGATCCGGGTTTCCCTGTCGGCGCCGCCGGCGGAGGAGATCAAGGTGGGGATCCAGATCCTGGAGTCGTTGAATCTGCGGCAGCGGCGTCTGGAGATCGTGTCGTGTCCGTCGTGCGGGCGTGCGCAGGTGGATGTGTACAAGCTGGCGGAGGAGGTCACGGCGGGTCTGGAGGGTATGGAGGTGCCTTTGCGGGTCGCGGTGATGGGGTGTGTGGTGAATGGTCCGGGTGAGGCGCGTGAGGCCGATCTGGGTGTGGCGTCGGGGAACGGCAAGGGGCAGATCTTCGTGAAGGGCGAGGTCATCAAGACAGTGCCCGAGTCGAAGATCGTGGAGACGCTGATCGAGGAGGCGATGAAGATCGCCGAGCAGATGGAGAAGGACGGCGTCACCTCCGGCGAGCCGCAGGTGTCCGTGGCGGGTTGA
- a CDS encoding GNAT family N-acetyltransferase produces MAPSFGAGPRTPEVTVGPLDLAARVDEALAVQAVAFGLSADEVGVRRHIVLRHLGCRGARALGATTPDGTLVGFVYGMPNDRTHWWSTVVEPYLRHNGTDAWLDDSFVITELHVHPSHQARGVGRELITRITDSAAEPKSILSAIDTESPARALYRALGYGDLAEQVHFPSAPRPYAVMGAPLPLRR; encoded by the coding sequence ATGGCACCTTCCTTTGGAGCCGGTCCCCGGACCCCCGAGGTCACGGTCGGACCGCTCGACCTCGCCGCCCGCGTCGACGAGGCGTTGGCCGTGCAGGCCGTCGCCTTCGGCCTCAGCGCGGACGAGGTCGGCGTGCGCCGCCACATCGTGCTGCGCCACCTCGGCTGCCGCGGCGCGCGCGCCCTGGGCGCCACCACTCCCGACGGGACCCTCGTCGGCTTCGTCTACGGGATGCCCAACGACCGTACGCACTGGTGGTCCACGGTCGTCGAACCGTATCTGCGCCACAACGGCACCGACGCCTGGCTGGACGACTCGTTCGTGATCACCGAACTCCACGTCCACCCCTCCCACCAGGCCCGGGGCGTGGGCCGCGAGCTCATCACCCGGATCACCGACAGCGCGGCCGAACCGAAGTCGATCCTGTCCGCCATCGACACCGAGAGCCCGGCGCGCGCGCTCTACCGGGCGCTGGGCTACGGGGACCTCGCCGAGCAGGTGCACTTCCCGAGCGCCCCGCGGCCGTACGCGGTGATGGGGGCGCCCCTGCCGCTGCGGCGCTGA
- a CDS encoding aminoglycoside phosphotransferase family protein, with the protein MAFEAPERLVRALGETYGDDVAAGWLGRLPGLADAAVAERGLAVDRVQAPGGRSSLVLLVRRQDGTAAALKLAPAEARPELERAALRHWGGWGAAQLLEPDAETGEGLLLERLHSEVSLRSLPEAKALLEAAGTLRRLWVEPPAGHGFETVGERTDRQAAAMDGALADGTAALTRAALAARAELLAAPPEALLLHGNFRQSKVLSGERTPWLTVGPEPVVGERAYDLARLVRDRVEDLIAAPSGASQARRRVNKLADALDVDRERLHGWTLFRAVESGLRARTAGRTQEAELLLEFAGWL; encoded by the coding sequence ATGGCTTTCGAAGCGCCTGAGCGGCTGGTACGCGCGCTCGGCGAGACGTACGGGGACGACGTCGCGGCGGGCTGGCTCGGGCGGCTGCCCGGCCTCGCCGACGCGGCGGTCGCGGAACGCGGGCTCGCGGTCGACCGGGTGCAGGCGCCCGGTGGCCGCAGCAGCCTCGTCCTCCTCGTACGGCGCCAGGACGGCACCGCGGCGGCGCTGAAGCTGGCCCCCGCCGAGGCACGGCCGGAGCTGGAGCGGGCGGCGCTGCGGCACTGGGGCGGCTGGGGCGCGGCGCAGCTCCTGGAACCGGACGCGGAGACCGGGGAGGGCCTCCTTTTGGAGCGCCTCCACTCCGAGGTCTCCCTGCGGTCGCTCCCCGAGGCGAAGGCGCTGCTGGAGGCGGCGGGGACACTGCGGCGGCTGTGGGTGGAACCGCCGGCCGGGCACGGCTTCGAGACGGTCGGGGAGCGGACGGACCGTCAGGCCGCCGCGATGGACGGGGCGTTGGCGGACGGGACGGCCGCTCTCACGCGGGCGGCGCTGGCGGCCCGCGCCGAGCTGCTGGCGGCGCCGCCCGAGGCGCTGCTCCTGCACGGCAACTTCCGCCAGAGCAAGGTGCTTTCGGGCGAGCGGACGCCGTGGCTGACGGTGGGGCCGGAGCCGGTGGTGGGCGAACGGGCCTACGACCTGGCCCGGTTGGTCCGCGACCGCGTCGAGGACCTGATCGCCGCACCCAGCGGGGCCTCGCAGGCCCGGCGCCGGGTGAACAAGCTGGCCGACGCGCTGGACGTGGACCGGGAGCGGCTGCACGGCTGGACCCTGTTCCGCGCGGTCGAGTCCGGCCTCCGCGCCCGCACGGCGGGCCGCACCCAGGAGGCCGAACTGCTGCTGGAGTTCGCGGGCTGGCTGTAA
- the infB gene encoding translation initiation factor IF-2 produces MAKVRVYELAKEFGVESKVVMAKLQELGEFVRSASSTIEAPVVRKLTDALQGPGGNAGKSAAKPSAPRKAAPAKPAAPSPAQAARPAAPKPGAPAPKPAAAEAPKSSTPAAAAPAPGPRPGPKPAPAKPAPVPAAEFSAPAAQAPAPQQAPRPAGATPGPRPAARPAASGGQGERQGGERQGARPGAPRPQGQGAPRPGGARPAGPRPGNNPFTSGGSTGMARPQAPRPGGGAPRPGGAGAPGGAPRPQGGPGGAPRPQGQGAPRPTPGGMPRPQGGAPRPGGAPGGNRPNPGMMPQRPAAGPRPGGGPGGRGPGGPGGRPGGAGRPAGGGFAGRPAGPGGGGRPGGGGGFGGRPGGGGGAPGGGGGFGGGRPGFAGRPGGPGGRGGTQGAFGRPGGPARRGRKSKRQRRQEYEAMQAPSVGGVMLPRGNGETVRLSRGASLTDFAEKINANPASLVAVMMNLGEMVTATQSVSDETLQLLAGEMNYEVQIVSPEEEDRELLESFDIEFGEDEGGEEYLVARPPVVTVMGHVDHGKTRLLDAIRKTNVVAGEAGGITQHIGAYQVGTEVNGEERKITFIDTPGHEAFTAMRARGAKSTDIAILVVAANDGVMPQTIEALNHAKAAGVPIVVAVNKIDVEGADPVKVRGQLTEFGLVAEEYGGDTMFVDISAKQGLHIDSLLEAVVLTADASLDLRANPEQDAQGIAIEAHLDRGRGAVATVLVQRGTLRVGDTMVAGDAYGRVRAMLDDKGENVEEAGPSTPVLVLGLTNVPGAGDNFLVVDEDRTARQIAEKRAARERNAAFAKRTRRVSLEDLDKVLKAGLVQDLNIIIKGDASGAVEALESSLLQLDVGEEVDIRILHRGVGAVTESDIDLAMGSDAIVIGYNVRAAGRAAQMAEREGVDVRYYSVIYQAIEEIEAALKGMLKPEYEEVELGTAEIREVFRSSKLGNIAGVLIRSGEVKRNTKARLLRDGKVIAENLNIEGLRRFKDDVTEIREGFEGGINLGNFNDIKIDDVIATYEMREKPRG; encoded by the coding sequence GTGGCTAAGGTCCGGGTATACGAACTCGCCAAGGAGTTCGGGGTTGAGAGCAAGGTCGTCATGGCCAAGCTCCAAGAACTCGGTGAATTCGTCCGTTCGGCGTCCTCGACGATCGAGGCGCCGGTTGTACGCAAGCTGACCGACGCTTTGCAGGGGCCCGGTGGCAACGCCGGCAAGTCCGCTGCCAAGCCGAGCGCGCCCCGCAAGGCGGCGCCCGCAAAGCCCGCCGCGCCCTCCCCGGCGCAGGCGGCACGTCCCGCTGCCCCCAAGCCCGGCGCCCCGGCCCCCAAGCCGGCCGCCGCCGAGGCCCCCAAGAGCAGCACCCCCGCCGCCGCGGCGCCGGCCCCCGGCCCGCGTCCGGGCCCGAAGCCCGCGCCGGCCAAGCCGGCTCCGGTCCCCGCGGCCGAGTTCTCGGCTCCGGCGGCTCAGGCCCCCGCGCCGCAGCAGGCCCCGCGTCCCGCGGGTGCCACCCCCGGCCCGCGTCCGGCCGCCCGTCCCGCCGCCTCCGGCGGTCAGGGCGAGCGTCAGGGCGGCGAGCGCCAGGGTGCCCGTCCGGGTGCCCCGCGTCCGCAGGGCCAGGGCGCCCCGCGTCCGGGCGGTGCCCGTCCCGCGGGTCCGCGTCCGGGCAACAACCCCTTCACCTCCGGCGGCTCCACCGGCATGGCGCGCCCGCAGGCGCCCCGTCCGGGTGGCGGCGCGCCGCGTCCCGGCGGCGCCGGTGCCCCCGGTGGTGCCCCGCGTCCGCAGGGCGGCCCCGGTGGCGCTCCGCGCCCGCAGGGCCAGGGTGCTCCCCGTCCGACCCCGGGCGGCATGCCCCGTCCGCAGGGCGGCGCCCCGCGTCCGGGCGGCGCTCCGGGCGGTAACCGTCCGAACCCCGGCATGATGCCGCAGCGTCCCGCTGCGGGCCCGCGTCCCGGCGGCGGCCCCGGTGGCCGTGGTCCCGGCGGCCCCGGTGGCCGTCCGGGCGGCGCCGGTCGCCCGGCGGGCGGCGGCTTCGCCGGCCGTCCGGCCGGTCCCGGCGGCGGCGGTCGTCCCGGTGGCGGCGGTGGCTTCGGCGGCCGTCCCGGCGGTGGCGGCGGCGCTCCCGGTGGTGGCGGCGGCTTCGGCGGCGGTCGTCCCGGCTTCGCCGGTCGTCCCGGCGGCCCCGGTGGCCGTGGCGGCACGCAGGGTGCCTTCGGCCGTCCCGGCGGGCCCGCCCGTCGTGGCCGCAAGTCGAAGCGTCAGAGGCGCCAGGAGTACGAGGCCATGCAGGCCCCGTCGGTCGGCGGCGTGATGCTGCCCCGCGGCAACGGCGAGACCGTTCGCCTGTCGCGCGGTGCGTCCCTCACCGACTTCGCGGAGAAGATCAACGCCAACCCGGCGTCGCTGGTCGCGGTCATGATGAACCTCGGCGAGATGGTCACTGCCACGCAGTCCGTCTCCGACGAGACCCTCCAGCTCCTCGCGGGCGAGATGAACTACGAAGTTCAGATCGTCAGCCCGGAGGAGGAGGACCGCGAGCTGCTCGAGTCCTTCGACATCGAGTTCGGCGAGGACGAGGGCGGCGAGGAGTACCTCGTGGCGCGTCCGCCGGTCGTCACCGTCATGGGTCACGTCGACCACGGAAAGACCCGACTGCTCGACGCGATCCGCAAGACGAACGTCGTGGCGGGCGAGGCCGGCGGCATCACCCAGCACATCGGTGCCTACCAGGTCGGTACCGAGGTCAACGGCGAAGAGCGCAAGATCACCTTCATCGACACCCCGGGTCACGAGGCGTTCACCGCCATGCGTGCCCGTGGTGCGAAGTCGACCGACATCGCGATCCTCGTGGTCGCGGCCAACGACGGCGTCATGCCGCAGACGATCGAGGCGCTCAACCACGCCAAGGCCGCCGGCGTCCCGATCGTCGTCGCGGTCAACAAGATCGACGTCGAGGGCGCGGACCCGGTCAAGGTCCGCGGTCAGCTGACCGAGTTCGGTCTGGTGGCCGAGGAGTACGGCGGCGACACCATGTTCGTCGACATCTCCGCCAAGCAGGGTCTGCACATCGACTCCCTGCTGGAGGCCGTCGTCCTCACCGCCGACGCCTCGCTCGACCTGCGGGCCAACCCGGAGCAGGACGCGCAGGGCATCGCGATCGAGGCCCACCTCGACCGCGGTCGCGGCGCCGTCGCCACCGTCCTCGTCCAGCGCGGTACCCTCCGCGTCGGCGACACGATGGTCGCCGGTGACGCGTACGGCCGAGTCCGCGCCATGCTCGACGACAAGGGCGAGAACGTGGAAGAGGCGGGTCCGTCGACCCCGGTCCTCGTCCTCGGTCTCACCAACGTCCCGGGCGCCGGCGACAACTTCCTGGTGGTCGACGAGGACCGTACGGCCCGTCAGATCGCCGAGAAGCGTGCCGCCCGCGAGCGCAACGCCGCCTTCGCCAAGCGCACCCGCCGGGTGTCCCTCGAGGACCTCGACAAGGTGCTCAAGGCCGGTCTGGTCCAGGACCTCAACATCATCATCAAGGGCGACGCGTCCGGTGCGGTCGAGGCTCTCGAGTCCTCGCTGCTCCAGCTCGACGTCGGTGAAGAGGTCGACATCCGCATCCTGCACCGCGGTGTGGGTGCGGTCACCGAGTCCGACATCGACCTGGCGATGGGCTCCGACGCCATCGTCATCGGCTACAACGTCCGTGCGGCCGGCCGTGCCGCGCAGATGGCGGAGCGCGAGGGCGTCGACGTCCGGTACTACTCGGTGATCTACCAGGCCATCGAGGAGATCGAGGCGGCCCTGAAGGGCATGCTGAAGCCGGAGTACGAGGAGGTCGAGCTCGGCACCGCGGAGATCCGCGAGGTCTTCCGCTCGTCCAAGCTCGGCAACATCGCGGGTGTCCTCATCCGCTCCGGCGAGGTCAAGCGGAACACGAAGGCCCGCCTCCTCCGGGACGGCAAGGTCATCGCGGAGAACCTCAACATCGAGGGTCTGCGCCGCTTCAAGGACGACGTCACGGAGATCCGCGAGGGCTTCGAGGGTGGTATCAACCTCGGAAACTTCAACGACATCAAGATCGACGACGTCATCGCGACGTACGAGATGCGCGAGAAGCCGCGCGGCTGA
- the rimP gene encoding ribosome maturation factor RimP has protein sequence MSTTQSERLRGLLEPLVSAKDLDLEEIEVSRAGRRRMLRIVVDSDEGVELDTCAELSRAVSDALDESDVMGDEEYVLEVTSPGAERPLSEPRHYARATGRLARLTLTEGGELVARILGVDEEGLDLEVPGVKGRKATARRVAFAEIARARVEIEFNRKDKKEEEA, from the coding sequence ATGAGCACGACCCAGAGCGAGAGGCTGCGCGGACTGCTGGAACCGCTCGTCAGCGCGAAGGATCTCGACCTCGAGGAGATCGAGGTGTCCCGGGCCGGCCGCCGCCGGATGCTGCGGATCGTCGTCGACTCCGACGAGGGCGTGGAGCTGGACACCTGCGCCGAGCTCAGCCGCGCCGTCTCCGACGCGCTCGACGAGAGCGACGTCATGGGGGACGAGGAGTACGTCCTCGAAGTCACCTCCCCGGGCGCCGAGCGCCCCCTCTCCGAGCCGCGCCACTACGCGCGCGCCACCGGGCGGCTCGCCCGGCTGACGCTGACCGAGGGCGGCGAGCTCGTCGCGCGCATCCTCGGCGTCGACGAGGAGGGCCTGGACCTGGAGGTGCCGGGCGTGAAGGGCCGCAAGGCCACCGCCCGCCGCGTCGCCTTCGCCGAGATCGCCAGGGCGCGCGTCGAAATCGAGTTCAACCGCAAGGACAAGAAGGAAGAGGAGGCGTAG
- a CDS encoding proline--tRNA ligase gives MAAAQVQRMSRLMVKTLRDDPADAETLSHKLLVRAGYVRRNAAGIWTWLPLGKKVLDNISNIVREEMDAIGAQEVLLPALLPKEAYEASGRWDEYGDLLFRLKDRKGADYLLGPTHEEIFTQTVKDQCTSYKDLPVMLYQIQTKYRDEARPRSGVLRGREFQMKDSYSFDTTDEGLAESYALHREAYRKIFARLGLDYRIVSAVSGAMGGSASEEFLAPAAAGEDTFVDCPSCEYAANTEAVTFAATAVDAAGTGPVEELDTPDTPTIESLAALLGVPASATLKNLLVKVDGEIVAVGVPGDREVDLGKLGEHLAPAVVELVTAEDFADRPDLVRGYVGPQGLDEVRYIADPRVAPGTAWVTGANKADTHARNVVCGRDFEVDDHLDVVVVEEGDPCPACGAGLKLDRAIEIGHIFQLGRKYADTFQLDVLGQQGKPVRVTMGSYGIGISRAVAALAEQTADGQGLCWPAEVAPADVHVVAAGKALQTEVALDVAARLAEAGLRVLVDDRAGVSPGVKFTDAELLGVPKILVVGRRAGEGVVELKERRTGEREELALEEAVSRLRG, from the coding sequence ATGGCAGCCGCCCAGGTCCAGCGCATGTCCCGTCTGATGGTCAAGACACTGCGCGACGACCCGGCGGACGCGGAGACGCTCAGCCACAAGCTGCTGGTGCGCGCCGGATACGTGCGGCGCAACGCGGCCGGCATCTGGACCTGGCTGCCGCTCGGCAAGAAGGTCCTGGACAACATCTCGAACATCGTCCGCGAGGAGATGGACGCCATCGGCGCCCAGGAGGTGCTGCTGCCCGCGCTGCTGCCCAAGGAGGCGTACGAGGCGAGCGGGCGCTGGGACGAGTACGGCGACCTGCTGTTCCGCCTCAAGGACCGCAAGGGCGCGGACTACCTCCTCGGGCCCACCCACGAGGAGATCTTCACCCAGACCGTCAAGGACCAGTGCACGTCCTACAAGGACCTGCCGGTGATGCTCTACCAGATCCAGACCAAGTACCGCGACGAGGCCCGGCCCCGCTCGGGCGTGCTGCGCGGGCGCGAGTTCCAGATGAAGGACTCGTACTCCTTCGACACCACCGACGAGGGCCTGGCCGAGTCCTACGCGCTGCACCGCGAGGCGTACCGCAAGATCTTCGCGCGGCTGGGCCTCGACTACCGGATCGTCTCGGCGGTCTCCGGGGCGATGGGCGGCTCGGCCTCCGAGGAGTTCCTGGCCCCGGCCGCCGCGGGCGAGGACACCTTCGTGGACTGCCCGTCGTGCGAGTACGCGGCGAACACCGAGGCCGTGACCTTCGCGGCCACCGCCGTCGACGCGGCCGGGACCGGCCCGGTGGAGGAGCTGGACACCCCGGACACCCCCACGATCGAGTCGCTGGCCGCCCTGCTCGGCGTGCCCGCCTCCGCCACCCTGAAGAACCTGCTGGTCAAGGTGGACGGCGAGATCGTGGCGGTCGGCGTGCCGGGCGACCGCGAGGTGGACCTCGGCAAGCTGGGCGAGCACCTGGCGCCCGCCGTGGTCGAGCTGGTGACGGCCGAGGACTTCGCCGACCGGCCCGACCTCGTACGGGGTTACGTCGGCCCGCAGGGCCTGGACGAGGTCCGCTACATCGCCGACCCCCGGGTGGCGCCCGGGACCGCGTGGGTGACCGGCGCCAACAAGGCCGACACGCACGCGCGCAACGTCGTCTGCGGCCGGGACTTCGAGGTCGACGACCACCTCGACGTGGTCGTCGTCGAGGAGGGCGACCCGTGCCCCGCGTGCGGCGCGGGCCTCAAGCTCGACCGGGCGATCGAGATCGGGCACATCTTCCAGCTGGGGCGGAAGTACGCGGACACCTTCCAGCTCGACGTGCTGGGCCAGCAGGGCAAGCCGGTGCGGGTCACCATGGGCTCGTACGGGATCGGCATCTCGCGGGCCGTCGCCGCGCTCGCCGAGCAGACCGCCGACGGGCAGGGGCTGTGCTGGCCCGCCGAGGTCGCACCGGCGGACGTCCACGTGGTGGCGGCGGGCAAGGCGCTCCAGACGGAGGTGGCGCTCGACGTGGCCGCGCGTCTCGCCGAGGCGGGGCTGCGGGTGCTGGTCGACGACCGGGCCGGGGTGTCGCCCGGGGTCAAGTTCACGGACGCGGAGCTGCTGGGCGTGCCGAAGATTCTGGTGGTCGGGCGGCGGGCCGGTGAGGGTGTGGTCGAGCTGAAGGAGCGGCGTACGGGGGAGCGGGAGGAACTCGCGCTGGAGGAGGCGGTGTCCCGCCTGCGGGGCTGA
- the nusA gene encoding transcription termination factor NusA, translating into MDIDMSALRGLVREKEISFDLLVEAIESALLIAYHRTEGSFRRARVVLDRENGHVTVWAKEDPADLEEGQEAKEFDDTPNGFGRIAATTAKQVILQRLRDAEDDLTFGEFAGREGDVITGVVQQGKDPKNVLVDIGKLEAILPVQEQVPGEEYTHGLRLRTYVVRVAKGVRGPSVTLSRTHPNLVKKLFALEVPEIADGSVEISAIAREAGHRTKIAVRSTRSGLNAKGACIGPMGGRVRNVMAELHGEKIDIVDWSDDPAEMVANALSPARVSRVEVVDLAARSARVTVPDYQLSLAIGKEGQNARLAARLTGWRIDIRPDTEQPADQD; encoded by the coding sequence ATGGACATCGACATGAGTGCCCTGCGGGGTTTGGTACGGGAGAAGGAGATCTCCTTCGACCTGCTGGTCGAGGCCATCGAGTCGGCCCTCCTCATCGCCTACCACCGCACCGAGGGCAGCTTCCGCCGCGCGCGTGTGGTGCTGGACCGTGAGAACGGCCATGTGACCGTGTGGGCGAAGGAAGACCCGGCCGACCTGGAAGAGGGCCAGGAGGCCAAGGAGTTCGACGACACCCCGAACGGCTTCGGCCGGATCGCGGCGACCACGGCCAAGCAGGTCATCCTGCAGCGGCTGCGCGACGCCGAGGACGACCTCACCTTCGGCGAGTTCGCCGGGCGCGAGGGCGATGTGATCACCGGTGTCGTCCAGCAGGGCAAGGACCCCAAGAACGTCCTGGTCGACATCGGCAAGCTGGAGGCCATCCTGCCGGTGCAGGAGCAGGTCCCGGGCGAGGAGTACACGCACGGCCTGCGCCTTCGTACGTACGTCGTACGGGTGGCGAAGGGCGTGCGCGGTCCCTCGGTGACCCTCTCGCGCACCCACCCCAATCTGGTGAAGAAGCTCTTCGCCCTGGAGGTGCCGGAGATCGCGGACGGCTCGGTGGAGATCTCCGCCATCGCCCGTGAGGCCGGCCACCGCACCAAGATCGCGGTCCGCTCGACCCGCAGCGGCCTGAACGCCAAGGGCGCCTGCATCGGCCCGATGGGCGGCCGGGTGCGCAACGTCATGGCCGAGCTGCACGGCGAGAAGATCGACATCGTGGACTGGTCGGACGACCCGGCGGAGATGGTGGCCAACGCGCTGTCCCCCGCGCGGGTGTCCCGGGTGGAGGTCGTGGACCTCGCGGCCCGCTCCGCACGGGTGACCGTGCCGGACTACCAGCTCTCCCTCGCCATCGGCAAGGAGGGCCAGAACGCCCGGCTCGCCGCCCGCCTCACCGGCTGGCGCATCGACATCCGGCCGGACACCGAGCAGCCCGCCGACCAGGACTGA
- a CDS encoding ferritin-like domain-containing protein yields the protein MTAVEAAQAALAAEHAAVYGYGVVGGRVEAARTAEAREAYAAHRARRDALARTVRDLGAAPVASAPAYALPFPVPDAAAALRLAAELEDRVAGVYSDLVRAATGPLRREAASALREAAVRAGRWRGGSVAFPGLAERPGPTVG from the coding sequence ATGACTGCGGTGGAGGCGGCGCAGGCCGCGCTGGCCGCGGAACACGCGGCGGTCTACGGGTACGGGGTGGTCGGCGGCCGGGTCGAGGCGGCCCGTACGGCCGAGGCGCGCGAGGCGTACGCGGCCCACCGCGCCCGGCGCGACGCGCTCGCCCGGACCGTGCGCGACCTGGGCGCGGCCCCGGTGGCCTCGGCGCCCGCGTACGCGCTGCCGTTCCCGGTGCCGGACGCGGCGGCGGCCCTGCGGCTGGCGGCCGAACTGGAGGACCGGGTGGCGGGCGTCTACTCCGACCTGGTGCGGGCGGCCACCGGTCCGCTGCGCCGGGAGGCGGCGTCCGCGCTGCGGGAGGCGGCGGTGCGGGCGGGGCGGTGGCGGGGCGGCAGCGTAGCCTTTCCGGGGCTCGCCGAACGTCCGGGCCCCACTGTTGGCTGA
- a CDS encoding GNAT family N-acetyltransferase — protein MVRPHVLTQTTTRVLEPGDLGAALAVLDSDPVANAFVASRVQVAGLDPWRLGGEMWGWYTDGRLRSLCYSGANLVPICATPEAVRSFADRARRTGRRCSSIVGPAEATGLLWKLLEPHWGPAREVRSHQPLMVTERMPDDVVPDPYVRRIRKDEMDVIMPACVAMFTEEVGVSPMAGDGGLLYQARVAELVGSGRSFARIQDGKVVFKAEIGAATARACQIQGVWVAPEHRGKGLSAGGMAAVLRYALADVSPVVSLYVNDFNTAARACYQRVGFRETGAFMSVLF, from the coding sequence ATGGTGAGGCCCCACGTGTTGACGCAGACCACCACCCGGGTCCTCGAACCCGGTGACCTCGGCGCGGCGCTCGCCGTCCTGGACAGCGATCCGGTCGCCAACGCCTTCGTGGCCTCCCGCGTGCAGGTCGCCGGGCTCGACCCCTGGCGCCTGGGCGGCGAGATGTGGGGCTGGTACACCGACGGACGGCTGCGCTCGCTCTGCTACTCCGGCGCCAACCTCGTACCGATCTGCGCCACCCCCGAAGCGGTCCGCTCCTTCGCCGACCGGGCCCGCCGCACCGGCCGCCGCTGCTCCTCCATCGTCGGCCCCGCCGAGGCGACCGGGCTGCTCTGGAAGCTGCTGGAACCGCACTGGGGCCCCGCCCGCGAGGTCCGCTCCCACCAGCCGCTGATGGTCACCGAGCGGATGCCCGACGACGTCGTGCCCGACCCCTACGTACGCCGGATCCGCAAGGACGAGATGGACGTGATCATGCCCGCGTGCGTGGCCATGTTCACCGAGGAGGTCGGCGTCTCGCCGATGGCGGGCGACGGCGGGCTCCTCTACCAGGCCCGGGTGGCCGAGCTCGTGGGCTCCGGCCGCTCCTTCGCCCGCATCCAGGACGGCAAGGTCGTCTTCAAGGCCGAGATCGGCGCCGCCACCGCGCGCGCCTGCCAGATCCAGGGCGTCTGGGTCGCCCCCGAACACCGCGGCAAGGGCCTGTCGGCGGGCGGCATGGCCGCCGTGCTGCGCTACGCGCTCGCCGATGTGTCCCCGGTGGTCAGCCTGTACGTGAACGACTTCAACACCGCGGCCCGCGCCTGCTACCAGCGGGTCGGCTTCCGGGAGACCGGGGCGTTCATGAGCGTCCTCTTCTGA